DNA from Gracilinanus agilis isolate LMUSP501 chromosome 3, AgileGrace, whole genome shotgun sequence:
ACCTATTGATGAGCAATCGGAGAACTTGCAAAAAGTATATGAAGACACGATCGATGAAAATCAGACCAGGTAGGTCCATGGTGGCTTTTCTAGAGACAAAGGTCAATGTGAAAAGGTGGtgatagttgtttttttcttttccgaACAGTAGTTGGAAAATGTAAGTTTAGTTAGAATTAAAACAGAACATTCTTAACAGCAGTCAGAGAACTAGAAATAAGGCTGACAATTTGGCTTTTGGCACTTATGAAATTGGCTTAATGCAATCTCAATTTCCATCCATCCTGTAAAGGCTTCAGGGAAAAACCACTTCCTCCAGGATGCCTTTCCTGATATTCCCCATTCCCTACTTctttatgtgtttgtatataaacCCTGGCCTCTTGTctttatcagttctaagagagaaaagctgccaagggctaagcaactggggttaaatgacttgcccagggtcatgcagctaggaagtatctaaaaccaGACTTGAAAGCACCAGCTCCAGGACTAGCCCTCTAATCATAAGGGAATTTGAACTATTttattcaaatcaacaaacaataagcacTTATAAGACAGTGGGGGCAAGAAAGGTTAGATTAGATTGCCCTGGTCTGCAGGGAGCTTAGTAAGAGATATTTTGAGAGTAAACAGTGATAGATGTAgactcaaatctttcctcagacactagTTGCGAGACCTTagataattcacttaacttctcagtgccttaaatcatctgtaaaatgattcaaATTCCCTTATGATTAGAGGGCCAGTCCTGGAGCTGGTGCATTCAAGTCtggttttagatacttcctagctgcatcaGACTTGATGGTCCTCTGAGGTCTattctagctcatttgatcctatgAACTAGCTGCTCCAGTCTTTGTTTATTCAGTATTGCATAGTtcataggatttgaacctacgtcCAGCACTCTTTACGCTCAAAATATCTCCTACTAAGCTCccttaaatgaaaaaaaggaccTTGCCCGAAGCTTATAGTTACGAAATTTGCCAAACTAATTGCTATGGAAGGGTGGGATCAAATATTGTGTAGACAAGATGCCCAGAGTAGGTCTATTTGCAGTGGAGATGTCAGGATTTATTCTCCAATTGTTGATCCACAGGAATCTTATGATACAATAAAATGGGGCGTTTGGGAGGGGGGAAATTATCTATAATATTTCACATGAATTTGTTCCTATAGGAATGAACCAACAAACAGttctgaagagaagaaaaaagatgctGGAGTCCAACAAAGGGGACAGCCAAATTCTGAACAGACTGTCAGAACACCTGAAAAATAAAGACCGACAAATCCAATGAGAAATATAGGATAGATCCCACCACTAGGAACGAATCTATAGCTTAGCAACAGGGAAGTGTCATAATgggctcatttccttttttaaagcagATTTAAAGTTTCCTTCTATTACTCATTAAATGTAATGGATGTGGGACAGCCAGGTGGTtcggtgaattgagagccaggcctagagacaggaggtcctaggttcaatgaGCCCTGGATGAACCACTCAACCCAATCAcctagtctttattgctcttctgccttagaaccaagacacagtattgattttaagatagaaggtaaaggtttttgaaaataaagaaataaatgtaatgGATAATTTTGCCAAAGGTAAATTGTAGATTTAGCAAtcagggttttttaaattaagatttttttttttgtcaaattaagGTTTTATCCTTGCTTGAGCTAAATTTGCCCTTTTCTTCCCCACCCTTATACACCCACGAgtaaacccaaaccccaaatactaccattttggaaaatgggattttaaaacTCTCCTCCAGTCAAATTTCAAATCAGAGTGAAAATCTGTCCCCACTGGGCATGTCAGTCATAACTCCTTCCCTGAGCTAGGACTTTTTGCCATCTCTTCTGGATCCCAGgacttctccaatttttttttttttaattcttaccttctgccttagtattaattctaagaagagcagcaagggctaggcaaccagggttaagtgacttgtacaagatcacacagctagggattgtctgaggccagatttgaactcaggatctcccatctccaggcctggtactcttatccactgtgctacctacctgccccctttccccaattttttcgGTAAGATTTTGCTGATACCTTTCCTGAGATAAATAATTCCAGTTTCTTTTCAGCCAAAGCTTTCCTATTAAGGCAATGTCATTTGAAAAGTTGCAGTTATGGGCTCAGCAAAGGGCGAAGGAACAAGTCTCTCcagattctcttctctttcagcAGGGGATGTGCTTACAGGGAAATTATTTCAAGTTGATAGGCAGAAATAAGGACCTTTCTAAAGACAAAGTTCAATTTCTCCCCCAAATACTGCCATTATAAGTTGTTCccttggcagctaggtagctcagtggattgagagtcaggcctagagacgggaggtcctgggttcaaatctggcctctgacacttcccagctgtgtaaccctgggaaagtcaattgactcccattgcctacccttaccactcttctgccttggagccaatactcagtattgactccaagacggaaggtaaggattttaaaaaaaaataagttgtttCCTTGCTGCAGATAGTTGTTGTCTTTTAAACCCtgacttcctgtcttagaatccatgcaaatatcatttccaaagcagaagagctacaGCTAGGCTAGGGCTAggggcaattgagattaagtgacttgctcagggtcacccagctaggaagtgtctgaggctagatttgaatgatctttccaactccaagcctggcattctatccactgagccacctatctgtcctGAAGCAGATACTGCTTTTTGTCAATAAACCACTTGAAGATTTTTAGTCTAAAAGAAATTTATATGAATAAGAAACCCCCTCCCTCCACCTTCCACAAGGGCTTAATAAAATGGTCTATACTGGAGCTAGTTTTCCTGATTGCTGAGTAACAAGTAGCTCATGTCAGACATCTCTCCTCTTGGTAACTATGGTTACAGAGATGGATGAATTTATTTCTGATTGCAGTATGCTGATGGAGCACCTTATGGTTACAAAGAGTTTTACATACattctcatttaatctttcacAATGATTCTGTGAGATGGGCAATCCAAGTATTGAGAATACTCATTTTAGAGATTCAAGAGTGGTCAtaggggggcagctaggcggctcagtgaattgagagtcaggtctagaggtcctggattaaaatctgtcctcaagtacttccaggctgtgtgaccctgagtaaatcacgtAACCCACCTTGGAaccattgattccaagatagaaggtaagggttaaaaaaataaaagtggttGTGATTTGTTCATCACCctcttccacacacacacacaaactcaagGCTGGAACTTGATTTAATCTAGATGTCCTACCTAACTTCCAGTCTTGTGCTCTTTGTAGTATCCCACCTGTGAGACTGTATAGCCCAGGACTCAAGGCAAGTACATAGCAGAAGTGCCCCTAAGCCTTACAGGCTTTCTGACTCTCAAGTTCAGTCTGATCGGAAATATTAGCTAAAGCAGGCAGGGTAAGACCAAGACTTGCATAGATAGGACTATTACATGCTAGTGGTTTGATAGGGAGTCTCCTAGTTATTTCCTCAAGTTCTATGGATTCTACTGCTAAGATTCTACCTTGTATTTGGGCCACTAACCTAACCCTGGTTCAGATCCTCCTCTTCTTTCACTGATCTACTGTCAtagcctcttttttccccctaaatccttaccttctttcttaggatcatttctaaaacagaagattgGCAAAGGCTaagcagtcagggttaagtgacttgccatatGTTGCCATAGCCTCTTAACTGGCTCCTTGCTTTCAGTCTTTCCCTTTTCCAATGCATCCTCCACTGCTTGGCTATCAAGCTGATATTCCAGAAGCACAGGGCTGACCATGCCATTCCCCTGCTCAAGCTGTGTGGCTCCCATTGTCTCTCTAAGGTAAAATGTAAACTCTCGAGTTTGGCCTTTGAAGTCTTTCTGTGTGTTTCCCTCTTTCACACATTCTACATTTCAGCTAAGCTGGCCTCAATTATTGAGCACCCACCTCCAGGCCTTGCACAGGTTGGCCTCACACCCAGAGCGTTTCCTGTTCCACCTGTTTCTTGGACTCTCAAGCTCAGCTGCTACATATTACACGAggccttttctgatttccccagTTGTCActacttcctcccctcccctccacccaaaTTTATATAGGGATATATTGTAAATTCTGTGCATTCAACTGTGTGAGATGCCCTCAGCTGAATATTAGTTCCATGGGAATGgggaatgtttcttttttatctaatGCTTCTTCATCTGAACTGACTTCCTACCAACAATTTCTTCCAGTGAAATTATCCACGACAATTTGAGAAATGTGTTTTACACCCCACACTCTTCATATTGAAATCAAGAATAGTTTTatttaagaattggaaagaataaTCAATATCTgtgaaagaaaattcatttaaaaatatttaaataaacatttcttcaTGTAAAAAGAAGAGTAGAACAATTACTCCATTAATTGAATACATCCTGGGTCTGGGGCAGGCTTCCAAGAGTCAGGCACAAAGGACTTCTCCAGGTGAATCCTGGTGAAAACAGATGTCCCTAGCCCATCCCAAGTGATCAAGCCTTTGTAGGAGCAAGGAAGCAATGTAGCAATAATATAGCTTCCTCCTACAGATTTTTAGAGCATCTCCAACTTAGTAGAAAAGCCATATAGAATGGGAGCTCAGAAAACTAGCCCAGGCAGTAAGGAACAAAGTGCTGAGGAGGGACAGTGATTTACTAGGCTCATTACTAGGAGGTGATTGATTGCTTATGGTGAGTTTGGGCTAAGATTTCATGAAGCCTTAAACAAAGATATTTGTATTCATAACCTATGagtttaggaatctatctatatatacttTTCCCTCCAGTCAGAAATCTAACTGAATCAGGAAGAATATTATGtaaatagaggggaaaaatagGACTAATAAAATTGACTACCTTTTAGGCATCAGCAGCAATTTGTACTAAGGAACAGTCAGGTCCATGTCATCATTTATTGaccttgaaaaaatatatttggctCCTAGTACTACTCATTCTCTGTCAACTCAACCCAACATGATGCACTGAGGAGTCCTGTGGGGGATCGCCAGACCCTGATGCTTAAGAAACACTGCTCCATTTTACACAGCTCTGGGCCCCAGTATTTTACAGGACTCTTTTTGTggataagaatatatatatatatatatatatgcatatatatattcatttaaaaactttgaaatagaaaaaaagcatttcctgTCATTTCATTATTTAGAAGGAATTAGTGATGTCAACTTTAAAGTGAATGCCAGAGAAGCAGTGAACTCATCCACCTAATTTTCTGTACTGTACACAATTATTGCtaagtttatatattttaaatgaaaccaAAGCTCATGGTATCAGATCGAAGTCAAAAGTACTCAAATCCTGCTTTCAAATACTTTGTATGCTCCCCACAAGTAGTTGCTGACCTCTGCCCTGATTAAGGTAGAACTGATTTCTCTTCTGCTCCCATCGGAATACCACCAGCTTCTTCCATAAGCCAGAGTGAAACACAGTATTCAGGGCAGTTGAATAGCAGCAAAATAAGGGCAACCTTAAGACCTGGAGGTCCATGGTAGCCTGGGATTGGGGCTTGGTCAAATGAAGATAATGCACTTGAGGATCTAAGAGGATGAGTAAATAATTATACCCTGATACCTGTAGCCTTCTGGTCCATGAAACATGGAGATCATCTAGTAGTAATTAACCTTGCCCCCAAGATCACATGCCACAACAAAAAGCTGTTGAAAGGACAGAATATGTGgccttcaaaaaagaaatcagactCTGGATTTGGACCTTGCTaggttcaaagaaagaaaaatccttcCTCAAGTGCCTGGGGATGACTGTCCAAAAACTCCACAAGTGTCTCTCAGAGGATGTGAAGTTCTAAGAGCAGAATCTGCTCAGCTCAGCATAATTTGGAGAAGAATGAGGTGGGAATTAACTGAAGCCACTAAATAAGTGCACATAATCTTACCATCAGAGACCAAAGGGTTGTTGCAAAGAACCCCAAGGCCCACAAATTCAGCAAGTGACCTTTTCCTAATCTGGTCTCAAGCTTGTAACTAGAACAAAGACTAAAAGTCTGGCAATTATCCATGTAGTCCTCCTACCAGCAAGTTTTCCTACCAGTAATCAAAGAACTTGTAAAGCCTCTTTGGTATATAGGAACAGAAAATAAATTAAGTCATGAAACCtggaaataagaaatatttctaaattgGTAAGACCTAAGATGCTTTGAATATACATTTTAGGTATGCGTGTATAATGTCTATACACAggcattttttctattttgcacGGATTATAGTTTTCTCTTAGACAACATCTCTCATTCATCTGAGTTAAAAATGCGTAAGAGACATTCTTTCTTATgaatcctcacaacacccctgtgaggtaggtgtcattatctccactttacaagTGGAGAGATTTAGGCACAGAAGGGTTACGTGACTTTACACAAGGCCTCGTGGTGAATCAGTGGTAGAAATATGCTCTACCCACTGGCCCCAGATGCCTTCACATTCAAAGCTAGCTAGTACCACTTAGAAGGATCTCACACCCAGACTAAGCTCTGTATCGATTTCAGATTCCAATAGGCATTTTACCTTTTAAagcttgtacatttgacttataAAACCAATCGTTTCCCCTGCACTTGGGAAACAATAAAGAGAATTGGGATTATGAAATGGATTTTCATGAATGAACTCAAAGTTGTAATAACTTGTCATTAAGTGGCAAAAATCAAGAAGCAcactggaattttaaaaaagagaatgaccAAGAACTGGAGGGTAACAACTTCAGATTGCAAATTTTGAATGAAATGCAAGAAGTGCAACCAATGGGTGGGCAGGCAATTAAGTGGGTAATAGCTAGCAGAGTTTCTCAAAGGGGCTACAATGATAGCTTTCTGTAGTTCCTGATCCCCTCTTTCTGACAGTAATAAAAAGGTCCCAATACTGAGAAGTCTCTCACTTCTCCCAAACTCCACCTTTGGGGAAGGAATAAAAAGCAGGAAACACAACTTCCCACAAAGGTCATGGAGAGTGTCATTGGATTTGAGGAAGTCACGTTATAGAATATTTAGTGTAGTAGGGAAAATTTGCAATTTTAAAGTTTTCACTCACCTTAAAACActctaaaataatttcaaaatgtaaagttCCCACATCTATTTGTTGCCAAATATAAAagtgacaataaaaaaatatcaattgaCTGAATGAcatggctattttttaaaattacagaaaATGGGGAAGAGCCAAAGCATCTTCTAAGCAAATATTTTCAATGTGAAATGGATGCTCATGCACTTAAAAAGGGGAGAAATAAAAAGGTTAAAGTAGTGAAGTCTGGGCTTATTGTTGAAGTAAGTTTTACAATCAAGTTTCTAATGTAAATAAGAAGCACTTatatcccccccacccccccacatatttttttttgccttttcataaCATTACTATTGGGAAGCAGTTAATCAATTTTTGTTGCAGAGATTCTTCAGTTCCTCTCCGGTGGGCAAATGAGACACTAGGAAGCTTGTCACCAAGTTCCTTCTGAGGAACACCATCAGAGAAGATGAAGTCACTTCCTCCTGGTTTACTTTGAGCTAGAAGTCCTACCTACCACGGCCAAGGATAAAGATGGATCTCTGTTATCTTCTCAGATCCATTAAAAGCCTTCTGACTACCCAGCCCTTCGTGCTTCTCCATAGGATAACTGGTAAAATACAAAATGACTACTAAACCTTTTGCTTCCGAATACAGAAGCATACATGGCTCCTTTCCTCATGCTGCCCAGAGCTGGAGGTCACCTCGCCTGGCCTAACGGAACCAGAGACACCATCACCCTTCATGCCATGCCTTGTGTTAAAGCTCTACTTTAACTCCTTTAATAAAAGGTAGGCCTGTTGGCACCTTCTTTTTATAATCTAGGTATTCTTCTCCAAAAAAGTGGATCAATGAGATTTCCTCCTCTTCAGTTCGATCTCGAAAAAATCGCCAAACTGTCAAAGCATATGCAACACCGCAGATTGGGTTACAGAGCATGACCtgcagaagggaaagaagataaggaaagaaatcaaGAGGATTGAGGACAGGGGACACACACGCACACAATCACATACTCAGACACACAGACTCACAAATCTTAGTTCCCAGATGTTTCCCCAAACACAGATGAAGCAATCACAGGAGGTGCTGTCTAAGACTCCTTCCAGGTATAAAGTTCTAAGAACACATAAAATTAATCCAGTTTCTACTGAGGCCCCAAAGTCACTTTACAGTAGGTGTTtaacatgggttgatgcggacatgattggggatgtagactcgaagtgaccacaccaatgcaactatcaataatacagaaataggtcttgatcgatgacacatgttaaaaccagtgaaaatgcactttggctatggaaggggggtggggattgaggatggtgaaggggaaagtaaaaacatgaatcatgtaaccatggaaaattcctctaaaaaaaaatatatatatatatatatataaaatacagtaGGTGTTTAAGGTATAGTGTTCATTTTTTCAGGTGACACAGTACTGTTTAGGAACACTATTACTGTTTTTCTAGGAGCTGAAATTGATCCTGTGATTAATTAATCATCCTGAATTTGAGCCCTGGTTTGTCTGCTATCATTTATTAGACGCCCTTTAGAAATTAAAAAGCAGACAACCTTCTTGGGGCTCAGTTCCCTCACAGATGGGTACATAGATATCGGTGGTGTTAAATGATATCAAATTTTCCTTCCACTCATAAAAGGCAGTATGGAATGGTGGAAAGACTTTTGGACTTAGGATCAGGAGAGATCCAAGTTaaaaatcccagctctgacaaaTATGAGTAGTGAGAGGGCAATTCCCCTTACCTCTCAACCTTAGTTTCTGGAATCAGATGAGACAATtcaaaaagcactttgcaaacctataTAAACTTGAGTTATTACAAGTAAATGACCAGATGATGTGATTCTTCTTCTAGTTATCAAATAATAACCTAGAAAAGCCAGAGTCTCCTCCTCTTTCCATCTCCTAAATGTGTGTGCTCTCCAAGATCCCCAAGGCCCTCACTCTCTAAACTTCTTTTACAGTGTCTCAGAGGAGATGATGGAATTGTCTACATTCTCCAGAAACAAGCAATGTGAATTCTAAATGTTGTAGACTTGACAGCTAGAGAATGTTTTGAATATTGTCATGTGAAAACATCAAAGCCAGAGGAAGTAGCTGAGAGCAATAATTTGCTGTGCAGTGAGTGAACTGGAATCAAGGGGTAAGTGGATTCTTTATGAGCTGCCTGGCCTTCCTAGTGAACCCCATCTGATGGCTTGAACATCTGAGAGACAGCACCtaagaagcaatgcaatgatacatgAGCAAGGAACTGAGCAAGGCTATTTAGGACATGCTGGACCAAAGCTGTGCTATTTAGATCACATTGGACCAAAGTTGTTAGCATGACCTCATTAAATGGGCTAACCAGTGACAGAGCTGAATTAGAAAGGCAAGCGGTCCCTAGGTTCTGCACAGACTCTTCCCAGGACCTTAATCACCTGTCCCATCATTGTGCCAGAGATGGAGGAATAGAGAAGCAGCAGGCAGCATCCCCTGGCATTTGCAAATTTAGGGCACAAGGATTTTAGACCCACTATACTCTAATACTTTTGAGAAAGTATGCTGATTTTGTGGGGATAGGTGCTCCTTTCAATGATGCAGACTGAAACTGCTCTCTACAATTTGGAAGGCCTTTGGGAGTTGCTGGAGAGGAAAAATCACCATTCTAGAGCCAACCTACAAGATGAGTCTCTTTCCAATGAATAATGCTTATCCTCAAGAGGACAGACATGCTGGGTCAATGTGGAAAGAAAACCCTTCTGGGAAACTGCTTCAGGAAGAGAAGGTCACCACAAGACACCTTTAGGCAATGGAAGAGGCTGGAGTGAAGAGAGACTCTACTGAGTAGAAGTCACCATACCATTAAATCAGGTCTATGGACTCCTGACTTCAGGTAATTCCCATTCAAAATATGTTACAATGAAAATCTTAAACGACAAGAGAAAATAATGCTCTCCAATTAGATAGTACCTGGGTTCCAATACTCCAGTAAAACCATCCGACATAAGAAGGGTGCCTGAACCAAGCATACACACCACTTGTCACCAGTGTGTGTGTCTCTGATTTCTCATTCTGAACAACATGGTTGAAGTTGGAACCAGCTGTAAACATGGCAGCTTTCCGAAGACACTCCCCAAAGATCACCATAAGTAGCCCAGTGACACTGAGCCATGTTATCTGCTTCATTTCTGCAatgaaagaaacaagagaaaaaaaaagattggaatatttcatttgaacccTTACCTCCACTTAAAATCCAGCTCCAAGATACCACATCTTTCAAAGACACAAATTCAAAGATGACACAATTATTTGGCTAGGGTCACATGTTTTAGCACTTGTAGTACAGTGGCAGTGATGCTGAAATATCAGTACAATATTCCTCACTAAGTCAGATTTGTCCATAAATCATGAAATACCTCTTCACAAGGCAAGGAATTAAAGCGGAGGGCTCCAATACACAAGCGTTTCTTTCCTCAAAATGGTGAGCCTGACAGTTGTGTGAGCAGTTACATTGCCACAGCTGTAAGCAACATCAgctcattttcatcatcattttggTCATGATAgcaatgaagaaggaaagaacaggaaagaaTTGATCACATTTTGTCAGGGACCTCTAAAAATAACTTCTAGTCTTGACTTTGAGAGCCAACCCTTTATTTAGCAGTTCACTAACCCATAATCTTTTATTTCCCAAAGTTTCAGAGTATGTTTACAGGTACAAAGAGTTtgaaggggttttaaaaaaaactattttaatataattggttacctttgtaatcctatggattctattttatgcattttaaaaacatgattctgagaagtggCCGTCTATAGGCTTCAGCAGAATTCCCTAGAGGTCCATGGCACAAAGAATCTTTTAAGAACCCCCTCATCTGGAACTACAGGAGGCTGGGAATTTAGATGACACTGTATCATAttggatataaaagaaaaaagttggtGACTATGCCCTCAATTCAAAATCAAGGAATGATATCCAGCAGAAAGATTTATCCTTCCTAAACACTTTAGATGAAGGGGGCGTGGGGGGACTGTATCTAGACCCAAGAGATAGTCAAATGCCATTCTTCTTAAACTTCCATACCCAGAGGGAAAAGCTATACATACCAACCTGgccaaaaataattttcaactgTGAACTCTATCCAAGAAGAGACAGCAGCTACTGTATACTCCAGACTATGGTTCAGAAGAAAGGAGTCCAGGGAGAGACTTTTGGGATTGTTGACTGCTGTCACTAAATACTCTGAGTAATGGAATAATGACAAGGAGCACATATacctaaaacaaagaaaaaagaaaagtagagctAGATGGCAAAAAGTCTAGAGCAAGCCAAAATACAGAGCTGGGTTGTGAGTCTGTTCAATTGTTCATGGAGTCTACAAAATGTTTTGCTGCCGCCCATTCCAAAGCTGACATCCATCACTTGCAGCATCACACCTTTTTTGTATAGCAAGAGTTTTTACTGGGACTCAGTTTTTCAATTCCATAAACAAGAAAACATTAGGTTATTGTATTGAATACTGTCTGGATCTCTTAAAAATGGCCATTGCATGTGAGAAAgcatgaaaaaggagaaatcGTAAAAAACAAAGATACAATGTATGTCAGTTATAAAGCTTAAACACAACTGCAACATAATTCCAGTAAAGAAGGCTTAGATGGCTCATAGCATTGATAAGAGGATATAAAGCTTTTTACCTTTAGGTCACTGGTTCAAATCCAGGTCATGGACTAGAAGGCTCAAGGGACTGAAATCATATTGTAGGGGAAAATCCTACAATGGCCCGTGGGGGATGCACTAGATGTGACCTAATAGaaattagagatggaaaaggCCTATGAATCCAAACAGAGCCTTTCACCTTTATGTCATTGATCTGACTCCCATTCAGGTCAGGATGATACACATCATTGAACAAACAGGTGAGGGACACCTGCAGGGAGATTTTCATTCAGACCTGTCTCCTGCCAACAACAGGGCCAGATGAAGATGATTAAGACCTAGGAATCTGACCAGAAACTGGAGGTGAATGAATTGATAGCCAGTACAGAACAGCCTTCAGCAAGTCAGAGATGAAATATTGTAACCAAGAGGTTGAAAGGCGGAATGAAACGCTacttctaattctatgatccatCCATGCCAACCCATCCTACCCCCTCActgataaacaaataaaaatgagtgATTGCTTACCAGCCAAAGTGACTCCAAGAAGACTGGCTAAAACTTAGCAGCAAACCACATCCGAAGACAAAGCCAAGAAAACAGGCCCGGATGGCTATCTgaaatagagaggaaagagggaaggagagaaatgggggggagggggggcagagAAAGGCTCTATCACCTCAGGCCACAGGACTCTTCACCACAATGCAAAAACCTCTGAATGCTGACCCAGATGTGACAACACCTTTTACATTGACATTTCACagacaagcttttttttttccccagtctcAATTCAGGATTTTGTTAAGGGGATGAGTGAGTTTAGTCTATTGAGAGGACAACCAAAGAACATGTACTTCCCCAAGGTTA
Protein-coding regions in this window:
- the ICMT gene encoding protein-S-isoprenylcysteine O-methyltransferase, which gives rise to MAPAALGSEARLSLAAFLLGASVVVLPLLTRSGLQARTVLALYVAALNALLLLLYRPPPRYQIAIRACFLGFVFGCGLLLSFSQSSWSHFGWYMCSLSLFHYSEYLVTAVNNPKSLSLDSFLLNHSLEYTVAAVSSWIEFTVENYFWPEMKQITWLSVTGLLMVIFGECLRKAAMFTAGSNFNHVVQNEKSETHTLVTSGVYAWFRHPSYVGWFYWSIGTQVMLCNPICGVAYALTVWRFFRDRTEEEEISLIHFFGEEYLDYKKKVPTGLPFIKGVKVEL